Genomic segment of Arachis hypogaea cultivar Tifrunner chromosome 16, arahy.Tifrunner.gnm2.J5K5, whole genome shotgun sequence:
GTTCTGATTGCTTGGACAGCTGCAAGGCCGCATTTTTAGGCAATCCCTTTGCTTGATCAGAAGGCTGCAATTTTGAAGATTTTTGCTTTTTGGATTTCTTCTCATTGACCTTTTTGGGTTCTTGCGCATCAATATTTTGCACTACCACAGACGGCTCAACATTGTTGATTTCTCTTTCAGCCTGCTGCTCTTCATGCACAATATTTGATCTTTCCTTCATGTCTATGCTTGGTGGGAATTCAATCCCACATGATTCAGTGGCAAAGGAAATGGCATCACCAGGAGTCTCCAGAGACTTGGAAGTAAAGTCTGAAATAGAAAGAGGTTGCTCTGCAATCTGGTTTTCCTCTTTAGATATCTCCTGATCATGTAATAAGGGACTATCAACCACTGTTGGTGCAGGAAACATCTCCTGATTCTGCTCATTAGTTTGTTCAGGAACCGCAGGGCCCCAGCTTTTCTGAGAACCAGTATTGCCAAACAATTGATGTGGCAGATTTAAAGGAGAAGCTTCATCACTTAAATTATAACAAGAGTCCTGGCTACTCATAGGTATATTTAAAGAATCAGTGCGGAGTTCATCAAGCACACCGGGCTTATTTGATTGAGAGCTCATGGAAAACATCCCCTCTTTTGATTGAAGTTGAGAAGGATCCATGTGCAAATTCCCAATTGGAGGTGTACCAGACTGCATATGTCCATAAGACGAATTAGCAAGTCGCTGGTTAGATTGCTGGTCTTGCAGCACTTGAGACAGCAATTGCTTCTGCTGTTGCAGCAATAACTGATGCTTCTGCTGCTCCTCCTGCCTTTGTTGCTGCTGAAGCAGTAACAATTTCTCTAACAATGGCATCTGCTGAGCTGGGGCAACAGCCTGAGACTGCAACTGCATCAAGTATTGTTGCTGTAACAAATTCAATAGTTGTGGATCTTGAGATATACCAGAAGAAAGTAGCTTCTCTGCTGACAAAATATTTGCGGGGTTATCAGTTGCTTGACCTAGTAAATTGCTCAGGGACAATTGGTTATGTGCTGGCAGCCTTTGCTGTGGAACGCCAAATGGCACTTGAGAAAAATTCTGATCATGATGGAAGTCAAATTTATTCTGAAGTGGATGTAATCCACCCTGCAGAGGATGATTTGGCCATCCAGAAGCACCATTATTTAAACCAACAGATGTCCTGTCAGATAATCCCTGGATGATTGACAGCAAATCAGAGTTTTGGGACTGAGTCTGCCGAGAATTGTCGCTCATTGAAGATAAAAGTTTTGAATGCAGGGCTGCGTCCAGGGGAATATCTGGTTTTGGCGCAAGGGAAGCTGCATCAGGCCCTGGCCAATATGGGTAAGCACTAGGTAAGGATCTCTGTCGCTCAAGTGCTAGACTATTGGCAAGTAAGTAAAGGTTGTTTCCATTATCTACTCCAGAAGGACCAAGATTAGCAGAATTATTTCCAATAAACCCTTGTAAACCTGAAATGCATACATTAAGAGTTAATGATTTCCAAACATATCTGATAAAGTCAATAAGGTTTTTGTTTTTGTGGGGGGGGGAAGGGGGGGGGGGAAGGGGGGGAGGGGGATACAGCTAAAAAATGCATCGAAATTATTAACCTTCGGATAAGGCAAGACTTTCGAGCGGCGGACTTCCCTTGTTACCAGACATAAGTGACTCCAGAAATCTATTTTCAGCTTCTGTAGCAGAAGTTTGCCTAAGCCTAGGATCACTTCTCAATGTCTCAAACTCACTCAAACCAGCAAGGGTATTCCCAAAGGGAGCAGAGTTCTGGCGGCCAGGTATGTCAGTAAAGTCATTCGGTTTTGGAGCAGAAAAACCCGGTGGTGGTCGGGCTTTAGCTCGTAAATGAGGCATGACATCACCAAGAGGTAACCATGGTGAATCAGCTGCTGAATTATCAAGACGAACAGGTAAGTCAATACCAAAATATCCAGACTCAAACCATCCAATAATATCAATTCCTTTGAAAGGACCCTGAATTTGACCCTTAGGATCCTTATATAAAAGGGATAACTCCTCCGGTGGGGTCTGCACTACTCTCCTGCTTCCAAGTTCACTATCCAGAATTCCAGATAGCTGCCTCTTAAGAATGGAATCTTCACTGGATTGCCACTTCCCGACATCTCTTGGATCAGATGAATAATCCAAAATTCTTGACCTTACACCATTAGTTGCATCACTATTATCATGCAAGAGGGTGGTAGTTCCATGTTCACCCCCTGGCATAGTTCGCCTTGCAACACCATGATGAGCAGAGATATTTCCTTCAACTGACAAATCTTTGTTATTGGGGACCTCATCAGTTACTCTGTTAATGTCTCCATCTTCAACTCTTTCTGAACAAACACATTAGAGGAAAAGCGGAAAAGAAGTCACTTGAGACAGAAACAAGCACATTCGAAATGCCATATGAAGAGTATACTACCACACAttggcaaaaatataaaattaatgagTTATGTAAAGAGTAGAAACCATGTGAATATACTTATCAGACCAACTAATACTGAAGAATGTATGCTTTTAAGTTCCAAACAATGTAAGCAATATGGAAGTAGAGATATTAACTTgaaaaaagaagggaaaaaaagaaaatagaaacaatTAATCAAGAAAAACACCTATTGCGTTGTCTGAAAAGACCCTAAACCCCATTCATAGGGCTGCCTTATTTACATCTATCTTCTTAGTGATACATTCATTCTTTTATCAGGATTTAAGATAAATTAGATCATGTAATCTACAAACTAGTATCTAGAAGCATAACAATGTGTTCACTTTTCATTCAAAGAGACTTTCTATGATTAGTTAATATATCCAACTTCCAAAATTTCAGAACAATGATTTCATGAACGTTGAAGTTGACTTAAAAAACCAAGTTCAAAAGTGTAATCCTGCACCACAACCTATATGTAACTTTATAGTTTATGTCCAGTACATACCATAGAAAGGTGAACCTCCAGGTTTCGATCGCCTAGTATGCGAAAAATCTGTTGAGCTTCTTCCATCTTTAGGCACCTGAGGTGCTCCACTAGTAATAATCTCCCCTTTGTCAATACCCTTTAAAATAgactgtttaaaaaaaaaaacagataaaCAACCTAAAATGAAAATGGAATTCAGTATAAcggaaaacaaaaaatatcattTACCAGTTCTTCAGAATTTGGTGCCAGAATTGCTAGAGGTTCCAATGGTTCTTCCTGTGTAAGATTAGGTACCTGCACAAAATCATCAGCTAGTTTTCTATTTCTATCCATTTTAGTCACTCTGTAAATATCAAGCAACTTTGTCCTATTATATCTGAAGGGAGAAGGTTCTCCGAGACCAGTTTCAACTTTTTCTGGTAAAGATACAGGATAAGAGTTATTCGTGAAGCTACTGTTAGAGCCACCCCAGTCATGACCATGAGTAGAAACTGGGGTCATATTCTCCCCACGCCCACGCCCAGAGGAATATGTGGAGCCTTCTTGCTTGTTTGGGGTACTGTTATGTTGATGGGGAGGCTCTGACCTACCACGGCCCTGTGAGAAGCTAGGTCTCCATGGCCGATAATGATCTCCCTCCTTTTCATCCTTTCCATGATTGGAAGTGTGAGACAAGCCTTTGTCCAGATGTATATCAACTTCTTTTCCAGAGTCGCTCCATTTTTCACGAAGACCTTCTGGTTCCTTATTATCAGGACCCCAGCGTGTGTTCCACTTACTCTCACGCCGCTGGTCAAAGTTAGTGTCTCTGTTTCCGGAATCATTCCGTCTATCAGCAGCACCACGACGAACTTCTCCAAAGTTCTTTGAAGGCAAATTTTCTGTCCAACGCTCCACTCTCCGAGAATCACCAAGATCTTTCTCTCCATCCCTCCACCGATCCTTCCGTATGGAGGACTTAGTGTCCCGCTCTTCATCACGCCAACGATCACGGCGTCCACTTTCTGAGTCAAGCATGGACGGCCTAAAGACATCTTTTCGCTTATGAGCATCATGCACATCCTCTCCATTTCCAGATGTCTTAGTGGTCTCCATGCGAAGACCAAATGGAGGACTTAAAGCCACATGGTTTTCCTGAGAAACAATACAGAGATAAGAAGCCGGAAAATTAAAACACTTTGATGGGATTACAGACCTTTAAAAAGGAATAGGAGCACACACTATATGATAAAAAACCAGGAGGACTTAGTACACACCACAGTTCCTCTTCCAGATTTACTTTCCCCTGGCTTTGGCAGAAGCCATTGCGGTGAAAGTGGAATTGGATTGTCAGAGCCCTGAACATCTGCGTCAACAggatttaaacttcaattattgTTCCAATCTTAAGAAAGCTAAGGCATTCACAGCCTCAAGCTGTAAGACGGACATGTAATAAGCCCATGCAGATCAACAATAATATAAAACAGTTAAGGCATTATAAAACAGCTGGTTAAGCTAATAACATCACCAGCATGTACAATTCATGCTTTGATAAGTATGTACCCTGTTTTCTGAGATGAACTTAAATCCATTTATATTAAGGAAATTTATCAtgcagagacaaaaaaaaaaacatttatctTATCATGCTAAAAAAATGACTATAAGTCAGTACATCAATGAACACTAAACAAAAAGACATGGCAATGATAGCAGCCTAATCTACAATGTTGTTATTCAAAGTTCTTTTCCAAGCATACatctcaattttatttttgaaaagtaaaaatgtTCAGCTGTTGTAAAAGCACTAAATTTTGCAGCCCGCAAGatcaaagagaaagaaaaaaaagtgacaaACTtcaacacacgcacacacacaaacacaaacacaaaaaaaAGTGATATATAGCTAAAAGAATCTTTGTCGTCCTCAAGTCCACACACTGATATCGGGGCACAAACGAAGAatctcaaaaatttcaaaaatatctcagcTTTCTGGTCCTCGAGTCCATATCTAAAATAAATGCtactaaaaaaatcaaatactGATAATTTCTTTTTGGAGAAAAATGAAGAAACGAAAGCGTATCGGCTAAAAAACGAGGCGAATGCTCAATGCGGCAAGTGAAAAGCTCAGTTACGAAACCCAAAACCGACCAAGAAAGACTCTTTCTTTGTTCACACAAAAGCAAAAACCCTAATCAccagaaagaagaagagaagctgAGAAAAACCAGGAAGAGAACCTTTGGAGATCTTCAATGGAGTGCGAGAATCAGAGGTGGCGCGTTGAGCCATTAGAGAGTGAGTGAGAAGTGAGAGATGAAAACCCTTGGTTTGTGAAATTTGGTTGCGAGCGATGAGAGAGTGAAGAAGCGAAACGGTGGAACATAGGGTAAGGGTTGAAGCAAGATAAAAAATTGGGGCTTCGGCGCACGTTAGTGCGTGGTACTCCACTGTGTTAAGTAGTGAAGGCAGCCAACTAAACTTCTAAAAAGTATTCTCTTTCTTCCGTGAGCTATGCTgttcaaattcaattcaattcgatcaaattaatttatttgttttattaaattatttaaaaatattgtttctTAAAATTGCTTTTATTTTAGGATAATACTATATGAAGtcgatatttatatttttaacggaaaaaaatagtaataatcttctctttattttataatactcaaaattaaaaaaaaaatactaatctaGCTTAAATTGCAATAATATTTCGTGTCAAATTATCAAATCCATCCGAGTCATACAATAAACACCTCTAATCATCATGCCctgtcataaaaataaaataataggaaATTAATTCCGTGTCCATTTCATTCTTATTTGCTCAACATTGTATGCATTTTACAACTTTGTAATATTGATTTTCCGGATAATCTCACTAAAGTTTGGATTTTATGAAAGAGGTCCCTCTATTGCTCTCAGGTTTCCtgtttttctttataaaattctgaaaatttttttttttttaaaaccgaagcataaatcaaatttatttttgttttcatttcaattttaatatagaaacagtgaaaataataaaatatattcctTTTCAACCTTTTGTTTAtacatttttaattacaaaattatgaaaatagaaaatagaaaggcACCATAAAGCCATTAGAATTTCTGGTGTGCATAATTGTTATTGTTGGTGCACACACAGTGTTTGCCCTAATGCCTGAGTTAATGTTGCTAATACAGGGATACAGGTGTAATTAAATTAGCAGTATAACTGATTTTTGAAACATATTGATAATCCAACATGGTTATAGTATTTAATTCCATCTATGATCTGTGTTATATGTGATGATGTCTTTGTCCTACAGGTTGGATCTCTAAGACTAGTTAAATAACCATTTCAGCTCGTTAGGAGATTAGACTAGTTAAATAAGCCAAGTTAGTTTCAGAATCAGTTAGATATAGTTAGTTCAACTTGATTAGAACATGATTTCCAAGTCCTTTTTGTGCTACTTCCGCCATGCTCGCATGAAAATCTCTACAAAACATAAAGAAAACCACAGCATTTTAATGTTATGCAAAACAATCACTACTGTTCTGTAATTTAGAATGTTGAGGTTTAGTTCAACAATGACAATGCACATCAAGAATTTACTGCTTTCCTTATTGATATTTGGAATTCGATCGAAGTACAAGTGTTCCACTGTAGTTAAAATTTACAATTCCAGAGGagaaaatagtataaataacttCAATCTTTATTTACAAAAAAAGGGCAACCCGGTGCACAAGCGTCCCGCGTTTAACGCAGTGTTCCAATCTTTATTTACAAAGTTAGAACAAAATGTATTTACATCTACTGCAAAACTCCACTAACCTTAATCTTCTACTCTCTGGATCTCACCCATCATGATCCTGTTACTCACAACATTGAATCCCAAAACTGCAGGGCTAACCTTTTTCCCTTTCTTTGCCTTCTTCTTTCCACCCCCTCTCCCATATGCTTCTGTGTTGTCCATATCCTGCATATCTGCATTAGCAGATAACACAACCCCGGCACCGAGTCCAGTAGCTTTCTTATCGGTTTTGCTCTGGAAGGCTATTTCCAAAACATCTGATGGTAACATATCCTTGTAGTTGAGGAACTTCTCAATGAATTCATGTTCCGGGTCATATGATCCAAGGTTTTCTACGAGAAGCAACTCGGCTTCGGATCTCGATTGCTTCAAGCAAAATTCAAGGAAACTTGTATCTGCATCCAACCGAAACGGTTAGAATTACAGTTAACTTACTTTAGGGGTAATGACAGCAATCAAACAATGGAGCAGGTTTTCTTACCTTTTGTACCTATTAGCCGATCGCACTCACTCTCACACCAATCTCGGAAGCCCATTGCCTCTGAAGATTACAAAAGGAAATCACAGGTCAGCTTCAGAAGCACATCGTATATTCAGAATGCAAACAGCTCTATCCAACATAGCCACTAAAACATGAAGATTTAGAACACCAGAtatgaaataatgaaacaaagagCAACTGAGTCTTATTTACCAGAGTGCTTAGTCATGGCATCTTTTTTTGTTTTCAGCATGGATTGAGATGAGGCAGGCGATGATGATAGTAGAGAACGTTGCTCATTTAGTTTACCGCTCACTGATTTTTGGCGAGTTAAAGATGCAGGTGAACTCCCTTTAATGGGTACATTCTTTGAACCCCAGTTCCCTTGTCCAAGCTGAGGGAAATCTGATCTGTTTTTTCATAGACAACAAATTAGTCAGTCATAGTTCATCAAATCTTTCCATTAAAGCTGGATATTAATGAGAAAAATAATCAgtgtcaaaatataaaaataaccaaacaGGGAAGTAACAGAAAATATACTGCTTAGTCTCTTGCTTAGATTGCTCAATTGGACCCCAGAAGAAATCATCATCCCCAGGGTATTTTGACTGCAAAGAAGCATGAGAGTTTATCTGCATTGGAGAGGCAGCTttggatggagaggaagctgaGATTGACCGTGAAGAACCACCATTCCGTGTAGGCTGGGAAGGCTGCACTTTCTGAGGGGTAGGCATCGGGCTTGCTGTGACAGCAGAAGACGACTTCTTCTCCTGCTCCTTTAGAATGTCCCTTAATGATGTTGGTTTAGGAAACCTAACAGAATCAGAAGACCATGCCAGAGAAGGAGTTGGGCTAGGTGGCTCTCTTTCCCCTTTCCACTGAACAAAGTCTCCCAAAGAAGGGCGTGCAGGTATGGCAGGCAGTACATCTTTTTCCTGCAGAGAAGAGCGGGAGCTTTTCCCTTTCTCAGTGGGACTCAAAGAAACGGGCACTTCCCCAACAGTTGCATTGGGCACAGAAGCTTTAACAACTGAACCCTTTGATTTTGACTTTTTTCGGCTTCTTTTGCTATCTTTTGCCTCAATGAATTCTGAATCATCCAGTGATTCTGACTGCACAGCAATATTTTGTGAGGATGATATATTATCAGGAAACTCAGCATCTTTTTCATCAGATTTCTTTGAAACTTCTTCTGCCAATAGATCATGGAGCGGACTTTTCTTGCTCTTAAGATTTTGAGAAGTTTCTGTTTTAACAAGATGATCAGCAGTGCCTCCTTCTCTGTGACTTTCACCAGACACCTTTCCAGAGTCTGGATCGGCAACAACCCCAGCCCAGGGTGTCGCCAGACTCAATGAATTGACAGATGTAGCAACCTCAGATACAAGCATTTGTGCCTCTGCCTTTCTTTGTTCTTCCTGTTGAATTTCTATCAGAGACTTTTGCTTAGCACCAGGAGCAGCCTTCCAGGCACGTCCTGCAGGTATTTTATTATGCTGTTTGGAAACAGAATCAACTACCTTTGACTCAAGCCTATCACCTGCTTCATCAATGTTTTGAGGAACACCAGCAGGCACGCCATTATCCTCATAATTAGCAGACTCTTTGCAAGCAACTCCAATTTGGTTTCCCTTACCTATTGTTTGTTTCAGATTTGTTTCAGTAGAATCTGGCTTTCCAGGTTCTGATTGCTTCGACAGCTGCAAAGATGCATTTTTGGGCAATCCCTTTGCTTGGTCAGAAGGCTGCAATTTTGAAGATTTTTGCTTTTTGGATTTCTTTTCATTAACCTTTTTGGGTTCTGGCGCGTCAATATTTTGCACTACCACTGACAGCTCAACATCGTTGCTTTCTCTTTCAGCCTGCTGCTCTTTATGCGCAATATTTGATTTGTCCTTCAGGTCTATGCTTAGGGGCAATTCAATCTCACATGATTCAGTTGCACAATTAATAGAATCACCAGGATTCTCCAGAGACTTAGAAGTAAAGTCTGAAACAGAGAGAGGTTGCTCTTCAATCTGGGGTTCCTCTTTAGATATTTCCTGATCAGGTAATTGGGGACTATCGACGACCGTTGGTGCAGGGAACATCTCCTGATTCTTCTCATTAATTTGTTCAGGAACCACAGGGCCCCAGCTTTTCTGAGAACCAGTATTGCCAAATAATTGATGTGGCAGATTTAAAGGAGAAGCTCCATTGCTTACATTATAACTAGTGTCTTGGCTGTTCATAGGTAAATTTAAAGAATCAGTACGGGGCTCATCATGCACACTGGGAATATGTGATTGTGAGCTCATGGGAAATATCTCCGGTGATCGAAGTTGAGAAGGATCCATGTGCAAATTCCCAATTGGAGGTGCACCACCCTGCATATGTCCAAAAGAAGAATTACCAAATAGCTGGTTGGATTGCTGGTTTTGCAGCACTTGAGACAGCAACTGCTGCTGCCGCAATAACTGCTGCTGCTCCTCCAGCTTTTGTTGCTGCTTCAGCAGCAATAGTTTGTCCAACAATGGCATCTGCTGAGCTGGAGCAACTGCCTGAGACTGCAACTGCATCAAGTATTGTTGCTGTAACAAATTCAATACTTCTGGATCTTGCGATATACCAGAAGAAGGTAGCTTCTCTGCTGCCAAAATATTAGCGGAGTTATCAGCTGCCTGGCCCAGTAAATTGCCCAATGATAATTGGTTTTGTGGTGGAAGCCTTTGCTGTTGAATGCCAAATGGCACTTGAGAAAAATTCTGATCATGATGAAAATCAAATTTATTCTGAAGGGGATGTAATCCACCCTGCAAGGGATGATTCGGCCATCCAGAAGCACCACTATTTAAACCAGCGGATGTCCTGTCGGATAATCCCTGGATGATTGACAGCAAATCGGAATTTTGGGATTGAGGTTGCCGAGAATTGTCGCTTGCTGAAGATAAAAGTTTTGAATGCAGTGCTGCATCCAGGGAAATATCCGCTTTTGGTGCAAGGGAAGCTGCCTCTGGCCCTGGCCAATACGGATAAGGACTGGGTAAGGACCTCTGTCGCTCAAGTGCTAAACTATTAGCAAGTAAGTAAAGGTTGCTTCCATTATCTACTCCTGATGGGCCAAGATTACCAGAATTATTCCCAATAAACCCTTGTAAACCTGAAATACATACATAAACAAAGGTGAGTTAATGACTACAAAACATAACCAATAACATCAAGGGTAAATAGGGGGGAAATAATAAATAGAGCAAAGCAACGCAAGGAAGTCATAAACCTTCGGATAATGCCAGACTTTCAAGTGGAGGACCTCCTTTGTTACCAGACATAAGTGATTCCAGAAATCTATTTTCAGCTTCCGTGGCAGAAGTTTGCCTAAGCCTAGGATCACTTCTCAACATCTCAATGTCAGTTGAACCAGCAAGGATATTCCCAGAGGGGCCAGAAGTTTGACGGCCAGAGATGTCAGTATAGTCATTTGGTTTAGTAGCAAAAAACCCTGGAGGGGGTCGAGCTTTAGCTCGTAAATGAGGCATGACATCACCAAGAGGTAACCATGGTGAATCAGCTGCTGAATTATCGAGACGAACAGGTAAGTCAATACCAAAATATCCAGACTCAAACCATCCAATAATATCAACTCCTTTGAATGGACCCTGAATTTGACCCTTAGGATCCTTATAGAAAAGCGATAACTCCTCTGGAACCATCTGCATTACTTTTCTGCTTCCAAGTTCACTATCCAAAATGCCAGATAGCTGCCTCTTAAGAATGGGATCTTCATTGGATTGCCACCTCCCTACATCTTTTGAGTCAGATGAATAATCCAAATTTCTTGACCTTAGACCATTGGTTGCATCTCTATTATCATGCAAAAGGGTGGATCCATGTTCACCTGCTGGCATGGTTTGCCGTGCAACACCAGGATGAACAGAACTATTTCCTTCAACTGACAATTCTCTATTACCGTGTACCTCATCAGACACTCTGTTATGGTCTCCATCTTCAACTCTATCTGAACAAATACATcatgggaaaaactccaggtcaCTTGATACAGAAGCAATGACATTGGCAAAAATAGTAAATCAATGAGCAATTAATATTCAAAGATGTAAGCTTCCAAACAATGTAAGCAGCATGGAAGTATAAATATTATCTTGAAAATCCAGAGAGAAAAAAATCTAAAGAAACTATCATGTTGTCAAAAGAGACCCTTAACTCTACTCATAGGACTGGCTTTGTTTACTTCTCTCTTGTTAAGGATACATTTCATAGGGCTGGCTTTATTTACTTCTCTCTTGTTAACgatacatttttttttatcatgtttCAAGATAACTTAGGATCCTGCAATTTACAAACTAGCTTTAGAGGAGTAACATAATGTTCACTTTTCATTCAAGAGAACTTGTATGATTAGTTCATACAGCCAACTTGCAAAATTTCGGAACAATTATTTCTTTAAGGTTAAGAAGACTTAAAGAACCCAGTTCAAAAGTTTTATCCAGCATCACGGCCTATCAGTAACTATAGATATAGTATATACCTTGCAGAGATGCACTTCCAGGCATCATTCGCCTAGTATGTGTAAACTCTGTTGAGCTCTTTCCATCTTTAGGCATCTGAGGTGCCCCACTACTAATAATGTCCCCTTTATCAATACCCTTTAAGATAGACTGTTAAAAACAAAAAGCATATGCTAAGTCACTTGAAATAATAATGTAATTCAGTAGAACaacgataaataaataaataataaaaaatatcaattaccaTTTCCTCGGGATTTGGTGCCAGAAGGGCTAGAGGTTCCAATGGATCATCCTGTGTAAGATTAGCTACCTGCACAAAATCATCAACTAGTTTTCTATTTGTTTCCATTTTAGTCACTCTGTACACATCAAACAACTTTGTCCTACTATATCTAAAGGGAGAAGGTTCCCCATGTCCACTTTCAACTTGTTCCAGTAATGTTCCAGGAATAGAGTTATTCATGAAGCTACCACCAGAGCCACCCCGGCCATGTCCTAGAGTAGAGACTGGCGTCGTATTCTCACCACGGCCACGTCCATAGGAATATGCAGAACCCTGCTTGTTTGGTGTACTGTTATGGTGATGGGGAGAATCTAACCTTCCGCGGCCCTGTGAGAAGCTAGGTCTCCATGGCCGATAATGATCTCCCTCTTTTTCATCCTTTCCATGATTAGAAGTGTGAGACAGCCTTTTGTCCAGATGTATATCACCTTCTTTTCCAGAGTCGCTCCATTTTTCATGAAGACCTTCCGGTTCCTTATTATCGGGACCCCAGCGTGTGTTCCACTTACTCTCACGCCGCTGGTCAAAGTTAGTGTCTCTGTTTCCCGAATCATTCCGTCTATCAGCAGCACCACGACGAACTTCTCCAAAGTTCTTTGAAGGCAAATTTTCTGTCCAACGTTCCACTCTCCGAGAATCACCAAGATCTTTCTCTCCATCCCTCCACCGATCCTTCCGTATGGAGGACTTAGTGTCCCGCTCTTCATCACGCCAACGATCACGGCGTCCACTTTCTGAGTCAAGCATGGATGGCCTAAAGACATCCTTTCGCTTATGAGCATCATACACATCCTCTCCATTTCCAGATGTCTTAGTGGTCTCCATGCGATGGCCAAATGGAGGACTTGAAACCACATGGTTTTCCTGAGACACAATACAGAAATAAGAAACCGGAGAAGTAAAACACTTCGATGCGATTATAGAGCATTAATGGTAGGATAAAACTGGACACAGTACACACCACAGTTCCTGTTCCAGATTTACTTTCCCCAGGCTTTGGCAGAAGCCATTGTGGTGAAAGTGGAATTGGATTCTCAGAGCCTTGAACATCTGCACGAACACGATTTAAGCTTCAACGTTTTTTCTAATATCAAAAAATTGAccattaaagtttaaaattttaactaaaaaatgttaaaatcacagaaaacaaGCTGGAACAATATCAACAAAGTTTGTCAAACACTTTAATTCCCCCAACGAAATCAAATTCTAAGTTACACAACCGTAACCCTGAGCAATAAGCAG
This window contains:
- the LOC140179745 gene encoding protein ESSENTIAL FOR POTEXVIRUS ACCUMULATION 1-like isoform X2, with translation METTKTSGNGEDVYDAHKRKDVFRPSMLDSESGRRDRWRDEERDTKSSIRKDRWRDGEKDLGDSRRVERWTENLPSKNFGEVRRGAADRRNDSGNRDTNFDQRRESKWNTRWGPDNKEPEGLHEKWSDSGKEGDIHLDKRLSHTSNHGKDEKEGDHYRPWRPSFSQGRGRLDSPHHHNSTPNKQGSAYSYGRGRGENTTPVSTLGHGRGGSGGSFMNNSIPGTLLEQVESGHGEPSPFRYSRTKLFDVYRVTKMETNRKLVDDFVQVANLTQDDPLEPLALLAPNPEEMSILKGIDKGDIISSGAPQMPKDGKSSTEFTHTRRMMPGSASLQDRVEDGDHNRVSDEVHGNRELSVEGNSSVHPGVARQTMPAGEHGSTLLHDNRDATNGLRSRNLDYSSDSKDVGRWQSNEDPILKRQLSGILDSELGSRKVMQMVPEELSLFYKDPKGQIQGPFKGVDIIGWFESGYFGIDLPVRLDNSAADSPWLPLGDVMPHLRAKARPPPGFFATKPNDYTDISGRQTSGPSGNILAGSTDIEMLRSDPRLRQTSATEAENRFLESLMSGNKGGPPLESLALSEGLQGFIGNNSGNLGPSGVDNGSNLYLLANSLALERQRSLPSPYPYWPGPEAASLAPKADISLDAALHSKLLSSASDNSRQPQSQNSDLLSIIQGLSDRTSAGLNSGASGWPNHPLQGGLHPLQNKFDFHHDQNFSQVPFGIQQQRLPPQNQLSLGNLLGQAADNSANILAAEKLPSSGISQDPEVLNLLQQQYLMQLQSQAVAPAQQMPLLDKLLLLKQQQKLEEQQQLLRQQQLLSQVLQNQQSNQLFGNSSFGHMQGGAPPIGNLHMDPSQLRSPEIFPMSSQSHIPSVHDEPRTDSLNLPMNSQDTSYNVSNGASPLNLPHQLFGNTGSQKSWGPVVPEQINEKNQEMFPAPTVVDSPQLPDQEISKEEPQIEEQPLSVSDFTSKSLENPGDSINCATESCEIELPLSIDLKDKSNIAHKEQQAERESNDVELSVVVQNIDAPEPKKVNEKKSKKQKSSKLQPSDQAKGLPKNASLQLSKQSEPGKPDSTETNLKQTIGKGNQIGVACKESANYEDNGVPAGVPQNIDEAGDRLESKVVDSVSKQHNKIPAGRAWKAAPGAKQKSLIEIQQEEQRKAEAQMLVSEVATSVNSLSLATPWAGVVADPDSGKVSGESHREGGTADHLVKTETSQNLKSKKSPLHDLLAEEVSKKSDEKDAEFPDNISSSQNIAVQSESLDDSEFIEAKDSKRSRKKSKSKGSVVKASVPNATVGEVPVSLSPTEKGKSSRSSLQEKDVLPAIPARPSLGDFVQWKGEREPPSPTPSLAWSSDSVRFPKPTSLRDILKEQEKKSSSAVTASPMPTPQKVQPSQPTRNGGSSRSISASSPSKAASPMQINSHASLQSKYPGDDDFFWGPIEQSKQETKQSDFPQLGQGNWGSKNVPIKGSSPASLTRQKSVSGKLNEQRSLLSSSPASSQSMLKTKKDAMTKHSEAMGFRDWCESECDRLIGTKDTSFLEFCLKQSRSEAELLLVENLGSYDPEHEFIEKFLNYKDMLPSDVLEIAFQSKTDKKATGLGAGVVLSANADMQDMDNTEAYGRGGGKKKAKKGKKVSPAVLGFNVVSNRIMMGEIQRVED